From one Paenibacillus terrae HPL-003 genomic stretch:
- the splB gene encoding spore photoproduct lyase translates to MSTLERTPVKTKGTKPFMPDLVFFEPDALNYPKGQRIMDWVKAKDIPYRMTTSHNRITNLPGETEVEKYRMAKKTLVVGIRKTLTFDQSKPSAEYAIPISTGCMGHCHYCYLQTTLGAKPYIRVYVNTNDILSAAKGYIEERAPEITRFEAACTSDPVGLEHITGSLGELIRFMADEEWGRLRFVTKYHHVDPLLDIKHNGHTRIRFSINSDYIIKQFEPATSRFEERIEAAGKIARAGYPLGFIIAPIIWYDGWEEGYGELLRKLGETLPQDATKDLTFELIQHRFTKTSKAVIEKRYPKTKLEMDIEKRKKKWGRWGQNKYVYPDEQQNALREFITERIFEHFPLSRIEYFT, encoded by the coding sequence ATGTCCACGCTTGAGCGTACTCCTGTCAAAACCAAAGGAACCAAACCGTTCATGCCTGATCTCGTATTTTTCGAACCAGACGCACTTAATTATCCCAAGGGTCAGCGTATTATGGATTGGGTCAAAGCTAAAGATATTCCGTATCGTATGACCACATCTCATAACCGTATTACCAATTTACCGGGCGAAACCGAAGTTGAAAAGTATCGAATGGCGAAAAAAACGCTGGTCGTCGGTATTCGCAAAACACTAACCTTCGACCAGTCCAAGCCCTCTGCTGAATATGCCATTCCCATTTCGACCGGATGTATGGGACACTGCCACTATTGTTATTTGCAAACGACATTAGGGGCAAAGCCGTATATACGTGTCTATGTCAATACCAATGATATCTTATCGGCAGCTAAAGGCTACATCGAGGAACGTGCACCCGAAATAACTCGTTTTGAAGCAGCCTGTACCTCTGATCCGGTTGGTTTGGAACATATCACCGGATCGCTCGGAGAATTGATTCGTTTTATGGCAGACGAAGAATGGGGTCGCCTGCGTTTTGTTACCAAATATCATCATGTCGATCCGCTGCTGGATATTAAGCATAATGGACATACCCGCATCCGGTTTAGCATTAATTCGGATTATATTATTAAACAGTTCGAGCCTGCGACTTCGCGCTTCGAGGAACGCATTGAAGCAGCGGGCAAAATCGCCCGAGCCGGTTATCCACTAGGTTTTATTATCGCTCCAATCATCTGGTATGACGGCTGGGAAGAAGGATATGGCGAGCTTTTGCGCAAATTGGGTGAAACCTTGCCTCAGGATGCCACAAAAGATCTGACGTTCGAATTGATTCAGCACCGTTTTACCAAAACGTCCAAGGCTGTGATCGAGAAGCGTTATCCAAAAACCAAGCTGGAAATGGACATAGAGAAACGCAAGAAAAAATGGGGTCGCTGGGGACAAAACAAATACGTTTACCCTGATGAACAGCAAAACGCCCTGCGAGAATTTATCACCGAGCGCATTTTTGAACATTTTCCATTAAGTCGTATTGAATATTTCACATAA
- the mntR gene encoding transcriptional regulator MntR: MPTPSMEDYLERIYQLIDEKGYARVSDIAEGLEVHPSSVTKMIQKLDKDDYLVYEKYRGLILTPKGKKVGKRLVDRHQLLEQFLDMIGVDKDLIYKDVEGIEHHLSWDSITRIETLVEYFRRDEDRLRQLHDIHKELSGDS, from the coding sequence GTGCCAACGCCAAGCATGGAAGATTATTTGGAGCGCATTTACCAGCTGATTGATGAGAAGGGATACGCCCGTGTCTCGGATATCGCAGAGGGTCTGGAGGTCCATCCTTCGTCCGTTACCAAGATGATCCAGAAGCTGGATAAGGACGACTATCTCGTATATGAGAAATATCGGGGATTAATTTTAACACCCAAAGGGAAAAAGGTCGGCAAACGGCTGGTTGATCGCCACCAGTTACTAGAGCAATTTCTGGATATGATTGGGGTCGACAAGGACCTGATCTATAAAGATGTGGAAGGTATTGAGCACCATTTAAGCTGGGATTCCATCACCCGCATTGAGACATTGGTCGAGTATTTCCGCCGGGATGAAGATCGTCTGCGCCAGCTTCACGATATACACAAGGAATTGAGTGGTGATTCCTGA
- the spoIIIAA gene encoding stage III sporulation protein AA, translated as MEWLELFPEPLHGMLGKLPETVFKQLEEIRVREGRPLEINTNGEHHFVTSVGRLTLNHMEAYKPDREDAHRLLDFISNHSLYTMEEELRKGFITIPGGHRIGLAGRTVLSRGRVEHLRDISSFNVRIARAIPGIADRILPYVADRKSGKILHTLILSPPQHGKTTLLRDLARQLSYGGLESNGGRRSGLKVGIIDERSEIAGSHKGIPGFDVGPRTDVLDGCPKAEGMMMMIRSMSPDVLIVDEIGRPEDAEAVREALHAGIAVIASAHGRDVAEMATRPAFAGLTTGQELFQLYVMLERTSRGVSFRLADAKQRRLTLSGEGQNGGISYA; from the coding sequence ATGGAATGGCTGGAGTTATTTCCCGAACCGTTGCACGGTATGCTCGGAAAGCTTCCGGAAACGGTATTCAAGCAACTGGAAGAAATTCGGGTCCGGGAAGGAAGGCCGCTGGAAATTAATACGAATGGTGAACATCATTTTGTAACGTCCGTCGGTCGGCTGACTTTGAACCATATGGAAGCCTATAAGCCAGACCGGGAGGATGCCCACCGTTTGCTGGATTTTATCAGCAATCATTCCCTGTACACCATGGAGGAGGAGCTTCGCAAAGGATTTATCACCATTCCCGGGGGTCACCGAATCGGGTTGGCGGGGAGAACGGTGCTTAGCAGGGGACGAGTAGAGCATTTGAGGGATATAAGCAGCTTTAATGTAAGAATTGCTCGGGCGATTCCCGGTATAGCTGATCGCATATTGCCTTATGTAGCGGATCGAAAGTCCGGTAAAATCCTTCATACCCTCATCTTATCCCCACCTCAGCATGGCAAAACAACACTGCTTAGGGACTTGGCCCGGCAACTAAGCTATGGGGGGCTGGAAAGCAATGGGGGGCGTCGAAGCGGGCTCAAGGTAGGCATTATAGACGAACGCTCGGAGATTGCCGGAAGTCACAAGGGAATCCCCGGTTTTGATGTCGGACCTCGAACTGACGTATTGGATGGATGTCCGAAAGCAGAAGGCATGATGATGATGATTCGTTCCATGTCGCCAGATGTGCTGATCGTCGATGAAATCGGACGACCGGAGGATGCCGAGGCGGTGCGTGAAGCACTCCATGCGGGGATCGCAGTCATTGCTTCCGCACATGGACGTGATGTGGCTGAAATGGCGACCCGGCCTGCTTTTGCCGGATTGACTACAGGACAGGAGCTGTTTCAGCTCTACGTCATGCTGGAGCGGACGAGCCGGGGTGTCTCCTTCCGGTTGGCAGATGCCAAACAGCGTAGGCTGACACTGTCTGGGGAAGGGCAGAACGGAGGCATATCCTATGCTTAA
- a CDS encoding DUF1385 domain-containing protein has product MSQASKPVSYGGQAVIEGVMFGGKRVNVTAVRRKTGEITYLEVPRKEQSWVSKFRRIPLLRGIVSIIDSSAKGTKHLNYSADAYADDEVDPEERAEQKKKEESRWSLSMMIGVAAVGILSFLFGKIVLTLVPVIVENFLFGNLFHNQILHNLAEGAIKLILLLGYLWGISQTPLIKRLFQYHGAEHKVITAYEAGEELTPANVQKYSRLHYRCGSSFIMLTVIIGVLVYSLFTYDNLWERMGQRLLLLPIVLGLSFEFLKLTNALREIPVLRYLGYPGLWLQLLTTKEPTDDQVEVSIASFKRMLELDAELENVPAKETFNSSVLDPVKG; this is encoded by the coding sequence TTGTCACAAGCATCCAAGCCTGTAAGCTACGGTGGTCAGGCAGTCATTGAAGGTGTCATGTTCGGCGGCAAGCGTGTCAATGTCACGGCAGTTCGCCGCAAAACTGGCGAAATCACATATTTGGAAGTACCGCGCAAAGAGCAATCCTGGGTGTCCAAATTTCGCAGAATTCCGTTGTTGCGGGGAATTGTAAGCATCATCGACTCCAGCGCCAAGGGTACAAAGCATTTGAACTATTCAGCCGATGCGTATGCTGATGATGAAGTGGACCCGGAAGAACGCGCTGAGCAAAAGAAAAAAGAAGAATCCCGCTGGAGCCTGAGTATGATGATCGGTGTAGCGGCGGTCGGCATTTTATCTTTCCTGTTTGGCAAGATTGTGTTGACCCTCGTTCCGGTTATCGTGGAAAACTTCCTGTTCGGAAATTTATTTCACAACCAGATTCTGCATAACCTCGCGGAAGGGGCTATTAAGCTGATTCTGCTACTAGGTTATTTATGGGGCATTTCCCAAACTCCGTTGATCAAACGACTGTTCCAGTATCACGGAGCGGAACATAAGGTGATTACCGCATATGAAGCAGGTGAAGAACTAACTCCTGCTAATGTGCAAAAATACAGTCGTCTGCATTACCGCTGCGGTAGCAGCTTTATCATGCTCACGGTGATCATCGGGGTACTCGTCTATTCCCTGTTTACGTATGATAATCTGTGGGAGCGTATGGGACAGCGGCTTTTGCTGCTTCCAATCGTGCTGGGGCTTTCTTTTGAATTCCTCAAGCTAACCAATGCCCTGCGGGAGATTCCGGTACTCCGTTATTTGGGATACCCCGGCCTGTGGCTGCAACTACTTACCACCAAAGAACCGACCGATGATCAAGTAGAGGTATCCATTGCTTCATTCAAGCGTATGCTGGAATTGGATGCCGAGTTGGAAAATGTACCTGCAAAGGAGACCTTCAACAGCTCGGTCCTTGATCCTGTGAAAGGATGA
- a CDS encoding aspartate kinase: MSLYVMKFGGSSVGDTERMKRVAKRVVEKQSEGHQCVVVVSAMGDTTDELIDQAKLLNEQLPARELDMLMTTGEQISIALLSMAIQQLGHEAVSFTGWQAGFRTESEHGRARITDIQPQRVLDALSINKIVVVAGFQGMSAEGDITTLGRGGSDTTAVALAAAIQADACEIYTDVDGIYSTDPRIVKVARKLKEISYDEMLELANLGAAVLHPRAVEYAKHNRVPLIVRSSFNHNEGTVVKEDAVMEQGVVVSGIAYDKNVARISILGVVDTPGVLAKVFGTLAGAKIDVDIIVQSGVEAGKADFSFTVALTDREAALKTLEGIRTELPYREVTSEENLVKVSIVGAGMVSHPGVAAQMFAVLAEQGVSIKMVSTSEIKVSCVIEAGKLHGVIQALHTAYNLDTEEQAFVGGPQDRR, encoded by the coding sequence TTGTCTTTGTATGTCATGAAATTCGGAGGCAGTTCCGTCGGTGATACGGAGCGCATGAAACGCGTGGCAAAACGCGTTGTTGAGAAACAGAGTGAAGGGCATCAATGTGTAGTTGTTGTTTCTGCGATGGGGGACACAACAGACGAACTGATCGACCAGGCCAAATTACTGAATGAGCAGTTGCCTGCACGTGAGTTGGATATGCTGATGACGACTGGCGAGCAAATTTCGATTGCCTTGTTGTCGATGGCTATTCAGCAGTTGGGACATGAGGCGGTATCGTTTACGGGGTGGCAGGCTGGTTTCCGTACCGAATCCGAGCATGGTCGGGCGAGAATTACGGACATCCAACCTCAGCGGGTACTGGATGCACTAAGCATTAATAAAATTGTCGTGGTTGCGGGTTTCCAGGGGATGTCTGCTGAAGGAGATATTACGACGCTGGGACGTGGTGGTTCTGACACAACGGCGGTTGCGCTGGCGGCGGCGATCCAGGCGGATGCTTGCGAAATTTACACGGATGTGGATGGCATATATTCTACAGATCCACGGATTGTGAAAGTTGCCCGTAAGCTGAAAGAAATTTCTTATGATGAGATGCTGGAATTAGCCAATCTGGGTGCGGCAGTATTGCATCCACGTGCGGTAGAATATGCGAAACATAACCGGGTGCCGCTGATTGTGCGGTCCAGTTTTAACCATAATGAAGGAACGGTCGTAAAGGAGGATGCAGTAATGGAGCAGGGCGTAGTAGTCAGTGGGATTGCATATGATAAAAATGTAGCAAGAATCAGTATTTTGGGCGTAGTCGATACTCCTGGTGTATTGGCGAAAGTATTCGGAACGCTGGCGGGAGCCAAAATTGATGTAGACATTATTGTGCAAAGCGGTGTTGAGGCTGGCAAAGCAGACTTTTCCTTTACAGTGGCTCTAACAGATCGCGAAGCAGCCTTGAAGACGTTGGAAGGCATTCGCACAGAGCTTCCATACCGTGAAGTGACGTCTGAAGAAAACCTCGTCAAAGTATCCATCGTAGGTGCTGGTATGGTCAGCCATCCAGGCGTTGCAGCGCAAATGTTTGCTGTGTTGGCAGAACAAGGCGTGAGCATTAAAATGGTAAGTACATCTGAAATCAAGGTATCGTGTGTGATCGAGGCTGGCAAACTCCATGGGGTTATTCAGGCGCTGCATACAGCGTACAATCTGGATACTGAGGAGCAAGCATTTGTAGGTGGACCGCAGGACCGTCGGTAA
- a CDS encoding M24 family metallopeptidase, whose protein sequence is MKNDRVLKLRQALGEHDLRAILITSPVNRRYLTGFTGSAGYVLITESHSYLLTDFRYMTQAAEQAAGFTVVQHAAQVMETVKELLSSHQIGETGFEQDHVSVATHKAYSEDLSPVTLIPVSGIVEKLRVYKDAEELEVMQRAADLADATFAHILPYIKPGVSERELDLEMEFFMRKQGATSSSFDTIVASGVRSALPHGVASSKLVQAGELITFDFGALLDGYCSDLTRTVATQGDLSPQLREIYDIVLKAQLHALEHIKPGMTGREADALTRDIIASHGYGDNFGHSTGHGLGLEVHESTRLSKASDDILEPGMVVTVEPGIYVPGLGGVRIEDDIVITDSGIKVLTHSSKEFTVV, encoded by the coding sequence ATGAAGAATGACCGGGTGTTAAAGCTGCGGCAGGCGCTGGGCGAGCATGATCTGCGGGCTATACTGATTACAAGCCCTGTCAACCGCCGATATTTGACAGGATTCACTGGTTCGGCGGGTTATGTGCTGATTACGGAATCTCACAGCTATCTGCTGACCGACTTTCGTTATATGACACAGGCGGCCGAACAAGCGGCAGGCTTTACCGTGGTGCAGCACGCTGCGCAAGTCATGGAAACGGTGAAAGAGCTGTTGTCCTCCCATCAGATCGGTGAAACAGGCTTCGAGCAGGACCATGTATCTGTTGCGACGCATAAAGCTTACAGTGAAGATTTGTCCCCTGTTACATTGATTCCGGTATCGGGAATTGTAGAAAAGCTAAGGGTGTACAAGGATGCGGAAGAGCTGGAAGTGATGCAGCGGGCGGCGGATTTGGCAGATGCTACATTTGCACACATTTTGCCTTACATCAAACCGGGTGTCAGCGAGCGTGAGCTGGATCTGGAAATGGAATTCTTCATGCGCAAGCAGGGAGCTACGTCTTCCTCATTTGACACGATTGTAGCATCCGGGGTTCGTTCGGCACTGCCTCACGGTGTAGCCAGCTCCAAGTTGGTACAAGCGGGCGAACTGATTACGTTTGATTTCGGTGCGCTGCTGGATGGCTATTGCTCCGATTTGACACGTACAGTAGCTACACAAGGGGATTTGTCGCCGCAGCTACGTGAGATCTACGATATTGTGCTCAAGGCGCAGCTTCACGCGTTGGAACATATTAAGCCGGGCATGACAGGCCGTGAAGCGGATGCGCTGACACGGGATATTATTGCAAGCCATGGCTATGGAGACAATTTCGGACATAGCACAGGTCATGGTCTGGGTCTGGAAGTTCATGAATCCACGCGTCTGTCGAAGGCAAGCGATGATATTCTGGAGCCTGGCATGGTTGTAACGGTTGAACCAGGTATTTATGTACCTGGATTGGGCGGCGTGCGGATCGAGGATGATATCGTTATTACAGATAGCGGCATCAAGGTATTAACACATTCAAGCAAAGAATTTACAGTCGTTTAA
- a CDS encoding YqhR family membrane protein translates to MSETYSIPKAGHDQEQTRESQDQRDHNNNNSRRGRQQSGKIHTPLIPFALELGFFAGLLWGLLRWLFYTLHFTVVAPGFLAEPFFKHSFMKTTAGHLVGLLFFMALSVVASLVYTLMFRRYKGPLPGIVYGLVWWLILFVLTGPKLGMMNPLHRLTWNSIYTEICVFILWGLFIGYTVAVEYTDERKREPEKAGD, encoded by the coding sequence ATGAGTGAAACCTACTCCATACCCAAGGCAGGCCATGATCAGGAGCAAACTCGCGAATCTCAGGATCAACGCGACCATAACAATAATAACAGCCGTAGAGGCAGGCAGCAGTCGGGCAAAATACATACGCCTCTTATTCCTTTTGCACTCGAACTGGGCTTTTTTGCGGGCTTGCTCTGGGGATTGCTGCGCTGGTTGTTTTATACATTGCATTTTACGGTAGTCGCACCGGGGTTTTTGGCAGAGCCTTTTTTCAAGCATTCGTTCATGAAAACGACGGCGGGGCATCTGGTGGGTTTACTGTTTTTTATGGCATTATCAGTTGTAGCATCACTGGTGTACACATTGATGTTTCGTAGATATAAGGGACCTTTGCCTGGCATCGTTTACGGTCTGGTCTGGTGGCTTATTTTATTCGTGTTGACAGGTCCCAAGCTTGGGATGATGAATCCGCTTCATCGTTTGACCTGGAATTCCATATATACGGAAATTTGTGTGTTTATACTGTGGGGGCTATTTATCGGATATACCGTTGCTGTTGAGTATACGGACGAGAGAAAACGCGAGCCTGAGAAAGCTGGGGACTGA
- a CDS encoding family 10 glycosylhydrolase yields the protein MNWKKTWALAAGLLLAVQTAVVPGAQAAPNEEIEIILDGQPLQSDASPYIVQGVNVTMVPLRVISEGLGAQVNWSSSSGTVTITAQDKNISMENGGQSAMVNGKSVRLDASARMTSGRVMVPLRFVGEELGLKVDWQASERVITLSSGKEGASTGGTTSSGGGSSSNTTTSNNPGSVDTNQGINDEEQTSVTSPSTSTNESSSNSSQGNVVQVKASTSMRGAWISTINGDWPSSAARSSTEKQKQEFTKMLDDLQGMGINAVFVQVRASGDALYPSNLVPWSKYLTNTQGKNPGYDPLKFMISESHKRGMEFHAWFNPFRANSTGTTSGLAANHVANQHPDWIVKNGSQLYINPGIPAARQHVIAAIMEVVDEYDIDGVHLDDYFYPYSGTFDDDATFKAYNANKISNKGDWRRDNVNSFVRDLGKSIHASKSKVQFGISPFGVWRNKSQDLTGSDTKAGVTAYDTTFADVRTWINKGWIDYVAPQIYWSIGFPAAGYDKLVAWWSNEVKNSDVKLYIGHSPYKIGTPEKGWQSAEELIKQLKLNENYNQIKGDIYFSAQHLRKNPYGLIQLLQNYYQ from the coding sequence ATGAATTGGAAGAAAACATGGGCACTGGCTGCGGGTTTACTGCTGGCGGTGCAGACGGCAGTTGTGCCTGGAGCGCAAGCGGCTCCAAACGAAGAGATTGAAATTATATTGGATGGGCAACCGCTGCAAAGTGATGCGTCGCCGTACATTGTACAGGGAGTCAACGTAACGATGGTACCCTTGCGGGTGATTAGTGAGGGATTAGGCGCTCAAGTCAACTGGTCATCTTCGTCCGGTACGGTAACCATTACAGCACAAGACAAGAACATTTCTATGGAAAACGGCGGACAGAGTGCTATGGTGAATGGCAAGTCAGTTCGATTAGACGCATCTGCGCGTATGACGAGCGGAAGAGTCATGGTGCCACTGCGTTTTGTTGGGGAAGAGTTGGGTTTAAAAGTGGACTGGCAAGCTTCAGAGCGAGTCATTACGTTAAGTAGTGGTAAAGAAGGTGCCTCCACAGGCGGAACAACATCTTCCGGTGGCGGTTCCAGCTCCAATACGACCACGTCTAACAATCCGGGAAGTGTAGATACGAATCAGGGAATCAATGATGAGGAGCAGACGAGTGTCACTTCCCCGTCTACATCAACCAATGAGAGCAGCTCCAATTCTTCGCAGGGAAATGTCGTGCAAGTGAAAGCTTCGACTTCCATGCGTGGGGCTTGGATTTCTACAATTAACGGGGATTGGCCTTCTTCGGCCGCCCGAAGCAGCACCGAGAAGCAAAAGCAGGAATTTACCAAAATGCTTGATGATTTGCAGGGTATGGGTATTAATGCGGTTTTTGTTCAGGTCCGGGCCAGCGGTGATGCACTGTATCCGTCCAATCTCGTGCCATGGAGCAAGTACCTGACGAACACCCAGGGTAAAAATCCGGGCTATGATCCATTGAAATTTATGATTAGCGAATCACACAAGCGGGGGATGGAGTTTCATGCCTGGTTTAACCCTTTCCGCGCCAATTCTACAGGAACCACTAGCGGTTTAGCTGCAAACCATGTGGCTAACCAACATCCGGATTGGATCGTTAAGAATGGCAGCCAGCTTTACATCAATCCGGGTATTCCCGCCGCTCGCCAGCATGTCATTGCTGCGATTATGGAGGTTGTGGACGAATATGATATTGACGGCGTTCATTTGGATGACTATTTTTATCCATACAGCGGTACTTTTGATGATGATGCGACCTTTAAAGCGTATAACGCCAATAAAATTTCTAACAAGGGCGACTGGCGGAGAGATAATGTGAACAGCTTTGTCCGTGATTTGGGCAAAAGCATTCATGCAAGCAAGTCTAAAGTGCAATTCGGTATTAGTCCTTTTGGAGTGTGGCGCAACAAGTCTCAGGACTTAACCGGATCAGATACGAAGGCAGGCGTTACAGCGTATGATACGACATTTGCCGATGTACGTACCTGGATTAATAAAGGCTGGATTGATTATGTAGCTCCGCAGATTTATTGGAGTATCGGTTTCCCGGCCGCTGGCTATGACAAGCTTGTGGCATGGTGGTCCAATGAGGTCAAAAACTCAGATGTTAAGCTTTACATCGGACATTCTCCTTATAAAATCGGCACTCCTGAAAAGGGCTGGCAATCTGCCGAAGAGCTGATTAAGCAACTCAAGCTGAACGAAAATTATAACCAGATCAAAGGGGACATTTATTTTAGTGCCCAGCATTTACGGAAAAATCCGTACGGACTCATTCAGCTTCTTCAAAATTATTATCAATAA
- a CDS encoding cytochrome c biogenesis CcdA family protein → MTDVNAGLAITAGLVSFFSPCCLPLFPSYLSYMTGMSARELAEGRHKAEVRYRTMGHTLAFVLGFSVVFYSLGASVGLLGEWFGNYGDTLRVVAGILILVMGLVSLGVVRPLILMREHKLRWTWKPAGYAGSFVIGIGFAAGWSPCIGPMLTAIIALAAVEHHTWFKLVTGYALGFAIPFFALALLAGSVRLSSRYTSIIVKTGGILLIITGILLVTDHMTDVTLFLQRITPDWMLVM, encoded by the coding sequence ATGACGGATGTTAACGCCGGGTTGGCGATCACAGCAGGGCTGGTTTCTTTTTTTTCACCTTGCTGTTTGCCGCTGTTTCCCTCTTATTTATCTTATATGACTGGGATGTCGGCACGTGAACTGGCCGAAGGACGGCATAAGGCTGAGGTACGTTACCGTACGATGGGACATACCCTTGCTTTTGTACTGGGCTTTTCCGTAGTGTTTTATTCCTTGGGTGCAAGTGTAGGGCTGCTGGGAGAATGGTTTGGCAATTATGGGGATACGCTAAGAGTGGTTGCGGGGATATTGATCTTGGTGATGGGGCTGGTATCTCTTGGCGTGGTACGTCCTTTGATTTTGATGCGGGAGCATAAGCTTCGCTGGACATGGAAGCCTGCCGGTTACGCCGGTTCCTTTGTGATTGGAATTGGATTTGCGGCAGGCTGGTCTCCCTGTATCGGTCCCATGCTGACAGCTATTATCGCTTTGGCAGCAGTAGAGCATCATACCTGGTTTAAGCTGGTCACAGGCTACGCGCTTGGTTTTGCGATTCCATTTTTTGCATTGGCTTTACTGGCTGGCTCTGTTCGTCTATCCTCGCGTTACACATCAATTATCGTCAAAACAGGCGGTATACTGCTGATCATCACCGGGATTTTGCTAGTAACGGATCATATGACGGATGTAACGCTGTTTTTACAACGGATTACGCCGGATTGGATGCTGGTTATGTGA
- a CDS encoding patatin-like phospholipase family protein produces MLINAVFQGGGVKGISLAGAVKAAEEHEIVFNRVAGTSSGAIVAALLAAGYSADEMKAVIEKTPLVSLLRRSPVFNIKWVGPAARIFLKKGLYSGEALEHWVRELLLAKGVRTFADLPPGKLRIIASDITNGRILVLPEDIKRFGMNTSSLEVAKAIRMSTSIPYFFDPVMLRLDPLHTKGKKFSQQFVFVVDGALLSNLPLWLFDEPVIERKAKTIPTVGFQMVGKTGTETKVSYIRGPLTMLQAIFDTMLSAHDERYIEQENRYRTIKIPTLGIRTAQFNISPEQSNLLYDSGVQAGDAFFHKWSITSYQQQYSKYQLMKDTMYAMK; encoded by the coding sequence ATGCTGATCAATGCTGTGTTCCAGGGTGGAGGGGTTAAGGGTATATCGCTGGCGGGTGCAGTCAAGGCTGCGGAGGAGCATGAAATTGTATTCAACCGCGTAGCGGGTACATCATCAGGTGCTATTGTAGCTGCTTTATTGGCAGCAGGATATTCGGCAGATGAAATGAAAGCCGTGATCGAGAAAACCCCCTTGGTCAGCTTGTTACGGCGTTCTCCGGTGTTTAACATCAAATGGGTTGGACCGGCAGCTCGTATTTTTCTTAAAAAAGGACTGTACTCCGGAGAAGCATTGGAGCATTGGGTGCGGGAACTGTTGCTTGCCAAGGGAGTGCGTACGTTCGCGGATCTGCCTCCCGGCAAGCTGCGCATTATTGCTTCAGACATAACGAACGGACGCATACTGGTGCTTCCCGAGGATATCAAACGTTTCGGTATGAATACATCTTCACTGGAGGTGGCCAAGGCCATTCGGATGAGCACGAGCATCCCATATTTTTTTGACCCCGTTATGCTAAGACTTGATCCTTTGCACACGAAAGGGAAAAAATTCTCACAGCAATTTGTGTTTGTCGTCGATGGGGCATTGCTGAGTAATCTGCCTTTATGGCTTTTTGATGAGCCTGTAATCGAGCGAAAGGCCAAAACAATTCCAACAGTAGGCTTTCAGATGGTGGGCAAAACGGGAACCGAAACGAAGGTTTCATATATACGAGGGCCGTTGACGATGCTGCAAGCTATTTTTGATACGATGCTATCAGCGCATGATGAGCGTTATATTGAGCAGGAGAACCGATATCGGACGATTAAAATCCCGACGTTGGGCATTCGCACAGCACAGTTCAACATTTCTCCTGAGCAAAGCAATTTGCTATATGATTCTGGTGTGCAGGCAGGAGACGCATTTTTCCACAAATGGAGCATCACTTCTTACCAACAGCAGTATAGCAAGTATCAATTAATGAAGGATACGATGTATGCCATGAAATAA
- the efp gene encoding elongation factor P, producing MINVNDFKTGLTVEVDGDIFTVLDFQHVKPGKGAAFVRSKLKNLRNGNTVERTFRAGETIGRAQIENRGVSYLYASADEHTFMDNETYDQFTLTSDQLKWELNFLQENMNVNIISYNGEILGINLPNSVELKVIDTEPGIKGNTATGATKNAKVETGLNVQVPLFINQDDVLLIDTRDGKYISRA from the coding sequence GTGATTAACGTTAATGATTTCAAAACAGGCTTGACCGTCGAGGTAGACGGAGATATTTTTACAGTGCTGGACTTCCAACACGTAAAACCAGGTAAAGGTGCGGCATTCGTGCGCTCCAAGCTAAAAAACCTGCGTAACGGCAACACTGTTGAACGTACATTCCGTGCAGGTGAAACGATTGGCCGCGCGCAAATTGAAAACCGTGGCGTGTCTTACCTCTATGCGAGTGCAGACGAGCATACATTTATGGACAACGAAACGTACGATCAATTCACACTTACCAGCGATCAACTGAAATGGGAACTTAACTTCCTGCAAGAAAACATGAATGTAAACATCATTAGCTATAATGGTGAAATTCTCGGGATTAACCTGCCTAACAGCGTAGAGCTGAAGGTTATTGACACGGAGCCAGGCATTAAAGGCAACACCGCTACAGGTGCTACCAAAAATGCTAAAGTTGAAACAGGACTGAACGTTCAGGTTCCTTTGTTCATCAACCAGGATGATGTACTGCTGATTGATACACGTGATGGTAAATATATTTCCCGCGCATAA